The Catenulispora sp. GP43 genome has a window encoding:
- a CDS encoding sensor histidine kinase: protein MLAHWIRQTAVRFAPAAAYVLVCLGTGLAGLVLIVVIAVTCALCLAGIGFLLVPGVLRLLRTYAQFHRRLVGRMLGTEVRTASDPVVRTDLLWLLGHSIPGTALCALALVVCGHAVNWLTAPVWWQLLPSQRDRIILITVDSWWKALAAAVVGIGYAFVAMALMRPLALLHAQASRWLLTALPRPRAGLAQRVRELTLTRAEALDAHGAELRRIERDLHDGAQADIVAVSLRLGMIRRALERRPDQVPDLVDTAQQLAEQALDSLRLLVRGIYPPVLADRGLVEAVRALAALCPVPTGIDLGEAAEPTLRAPAAAEAAAYFVVSEALTNVAKHSGARTALVRLRTTAEAISILVRDDGHGGAAEGAGSGITGLRRRVAAFDGSTELSSPPGGPTVLKVEIPCGS, encoded by the coding sequence ATGCTCGCGCACTGGATCCGTCAGACCGCGGTCCGGTTCGCGCCCGCGGCCGCCTACGTTCTGGTCTGCCTCGGTACCGGGCTGGCCGGACTGGTGTTGATCGTCGTGATCGCCGTGACCTGCGCGCTGTGCTTGGCGGGGATCGGTTTCCTGCTGGTGCCAGGGGTTCTGCGGCTGCTGCGTACTTACGCGCAGTTCCACCGCCGCCTCGTCGGGCGGATGCTCGGCACCGAGGTGCGTACGGCTTCGGACCCGGTGGTCCGCACAGATCTGCTGTGGCTGCTCGGCCACAGCATTCCGGGCACCGCCCTGTGCGCACTGGCGCTGGTCGTCTGCGGCCACGCGGTCAACTGGCTCACCGCCCCGGTGTGGTGGCAGCTCCTGCCCTCCCAACGGGACCGGATCATCCTGATCACCGTCGACTCGTGGTGGAAGGCCCTGGCCGCGGCCGTCGTGGGCATCGGCTACGCCTTCGTGGCGATGGCCCTGATGCGGCCGCTGGCGTTGCTTCACGCGCAAGCCTCGCGCTGGCTGCTGACCGCGCTGCCGCGGCCGCGGGCCGGGCTGGCCCAGCGTGTCCGGGAACTGACACTGACCCGGGCCGAGGCTCTGGACGCGCACGGTGCCGAACTGCGCCGGATCGAACGCGACCTGCACGACGGCGCCCAGGCCGACATCGTGGCGGTCTCGCTGCGCCTGGGCATGATCCGGCGGGCGCTGGAGCGCCGCCCGGACCAGGTCCCCGACCTGGTGGACACCGCCCAGCAGCTCGCCGAGCAGGCCCTGGACTCGCTGCGGCTGCTGGTCCGCGGCATCTACCCGCCGGTGCTGGCCGATCGCGGGCTGGTCGAGGCGGTGCGGGCGCTCGCCGCCTTGTGTCCGGTGCCCACCGGCATCGACCTCGGCGAGGCTGCCGAACCCACGCTCCGCGCACCGGCGGCAGCCGAGGCCGCGGCCTACTTCGTGGTCTCCGAGGCGCTGACCAACGTCGCCAAGCACAGCGGTGCACGTACCGCGCTGGTGCGCTTGCGGACCACTGCGGAGGCGATCTCCATCCTGGTTCGGGACGACGGCCACGGCGGTGCCGCCGAGGGTGCCGGAAGCGGGATCACCGGGCTGCGCCGCCGAGTCGCCGCCTTCGACGGAAGCACCGAGCTGTCCAGCCCGCCGGGCGGACCGACCGTGTTGAAAGTGGAGATTCCATGCGGATCCTGA
- a CDS encoding ABC transporter ATP-binding protein → MISDVVRMDGVRKTYGKGAGTVHALRDLSLAFARGSFTAVMGPSGAGKSTFLHCAAGLDRPDAGSVVLGGTDLASLTEVELTILRRERVGFVFQAYNLMAALSVADNITLPLMLAGHRPDWPWLHQVVERVGLTDRMHHKPAALSGGQQQRVAIARALAARPEVVFADEPTGALDTRTAKQVLRLLRDLVDDLGQTVVMVTHDPVAASFAHRVVFLADGRYAQELTGPTPERIAERMTSLGEW, encoded by the coding sequence ATGATCAGCGACGTGGTACGCATGGACGGCGTCCGCAAGACCTATGGCAAGGGCGCCGGCACCGTCCACGCGTTGCGCGATCTGAGCCTGGCCTTCGCCCGCGGCTCGTTCACCGCGGTCATGGGGCCGTCCGGGGCGGGCAAGAGCACCTTCCTGCACTGCGCCGCCGGACTGGACCGCCCGGACGCCGGCTCGGTGGTGCTCGGCGGCACGGACCTGGCCTCGCTCACCGAGGTGGAGCTGACCATCCTGCGGCGCGAGCGGGTCGGCTTCGTCTTCCAGGCCTACAACCTGATGGCGGCGCTGTCGGTCGCGGACAACATCACACTGCCGCTGATGCTCGCCGGGCACCGGCCGGACTGGCCGTGGCTGCACCAGGTGGTCGAACGGGTCGGGCTCACCGACCGGATGCACCACAAACCGGCCGCGCTCTCCGGCGGCCAACAGCAGCGGGTCGCGATCGCCCGGGCGCTGGCGGCGCGGCCGGAGGTGGTGTTCGCCGACGAGCCCACCGGGGCGCTGGACACCCGCACCGCCAAGCAGGTGCTGCGACTGCTGCGCGATCTGGTCGACGACCTCGGCCAGACGGTGGTGATGGTGACCCACGATCCGGTCGCGGCCTCGTTCGCGCACCGCGTGGTGTTCCTCGCCGACGGCCGGTACGCGCAGGAGCTGACCGGGCCCACGCCGGAGCGCATCGCCGAGCGCATGACCTCGCTGGGAGAGTGGTGA
- a CDS encoding ABC transporter permease: MFRLAISTIRERKAGFAGAFVALLGASVLLTAFGIILQSGIGDGVPVQRYAKASVVVTGKQSFTVHEGKKSKTKALTEAVDVPAELVGTVAHAEGVAQAVGVLTFPAQVVAADGALARGADDRVSIGTNWSSATLGPFELSGREPRGAGEVVLEQSVAGHAKVKVGDHVRIASTRAAGTYTVVGLVKYTGAGGALRTPPIFFADDQARALFGRTDQVSAIGVLAAPGPDAGRLDDRLDDRVDAVLKGAHVSSHTGAGRSSAENPDVASARGSLKELAGSLGGTVVLITMLVVGSTLALGVHQRRRELALLRAIGATPKQIHTMIAGEALVVALAAATLGCLPGVLAAKALRGALSVIDVLPPDFEFSYGPIPMVAAVGTAVIAAQVAGFAVARRVVSVRPVEALAQAQSEEAGLGRARVVIGVLLVVLGAAASLLPLFFGSIFAVAGAASGGLIMVVAFLMLAPPVVARVTRLLAAPFRRRFGDLGYLAVANTQANARRLAAGIGPLILAIGFSALQLFIPTTTAAAAQDQARAGVLADYTLSGAAGGLPTEVPGYVQGLPGVAAAAGTVRVGLFASTTMLGDPEVFDYQAQGLTAGRLDRVLDLDVTAGALEQLPEGTAAVSDGAAATLGTGVGRTVRVHLPDGQTIEPRVVAVYRRGLGFGDLTLPAATILQHSSRQLYDSVLVRVRDGADREQVLDELRALRDRYPGLRVQDKGGLSAAQQHSATAGLVGSAMPLVLVFGYIAVAVANTLVMTTLSRSREFALLRLVGATPSQVMRMMRTETLMVVLIAVVVGTAVPLLPLATVSQGLTGSPIPYVPPLLYVAIVAAVSALAAAAVLVPTRLALRARPVDAIGMRE; the protein is encoded by the coding sequence GTGTTCCGGCTCGCCATCTCGACCATCAGGGAACGTAAAGCAGGGTTCGCAGGCGCGTTCGTCGCGCTGCTCGGCGCCTCGGTGCTGCTGACGGCGTTCGGCATCATCCTGCAGTCCGGCATCGGCGACGGGGTGCCGGTGCAGCGCTATGCGAAGGCGTCGGTCGTGGTCACCGGCAAGCAGTCCTTCACTGTGCACGAGGGGAAGAAAAGCAAGACGAAGGCGCTCACCGAGGCGGTCGACGTCCCGGCCGAGCTGGTCGGCACAGTGGCGCACGCCGAGGGCGTCGCTCAGGCGGTCGGCGTGCTCACCTTCCCGGCGCAGGTCGTCGCTGCCGACGGGGCCCTGGCCCGGGGCGCCGACGACCGGGTCTCGATCGGGACGAACTGGAGCAGCGCCACGCTCGGCCCGTTCGAGCTCAGCGGCCGTGAGCCGCGCGGCGCCGGGGAGGTTGTGCTCGAGCAGTCCGTCGCCGGCCACGCGAAGGTGAAGGTCGGCGACCATGTTCGTATCGCCTCCACGCGCGCGGCCGGTACGTACACCGTCGTCGGCCTGGTGAAGTACACCGGCGCGGGTGGTGCGCTGCGGACACCGCCGATCTTCTTCGCCGACGACCAGGCCCGGGCCCTGTTCGGCCGCACCGACCAGGTCAGCGCGATCGGGGTGCTGGCGGCGCCGGGCCCGGACGCCGGGCGGCTCGACGACCGGCTCGACGACCGGGTCGACGCCGTGCTCAAGGGCGCGCACGTCTCCTCCCACACCGGCGCCGGGCGCAGCAGCGCCGAGAACCCCGACGTGGCCTCGGCCCGCGGCAGCCTGAAGGAGCTGGCCGGCTCGCTCGGCGGCACCGTCGTCCTGATCACCATGCTGGTGGTCGGCAGCACCCTGGCGCTGGGCGTGCACCAGCGGCGGCGCGAGCTGGCCCTGCTGCGCGCGATCGGAGCCACGCCCAAACAGATCCACACGATGATCGCCGGCGAGGCGCTGGTGGTCGCCCTGGCCGCCGCGACGCTCGGGTGCCTGCCGGGGGTGCTGGCCGCGAAGGCGCTGCGCGGGGCGTTGTCGGTGATCGACGTCCTGCCGCCGGACTTCGAGTTCTCCTACGGCCCGATCCCCATGGTCGCGGCGGTCGGCACCGCGGTGATCGCCGCGCAGGTGGCGGGGTTCGCAGTGGCCCGCCGGGTGGTGTCGGTCCGGCCGGTGGAGGCGTTGGCCCAGGCGCAGAGCGAGGAAGCAGGGCTGGGCCGGGCCCGCGTCGTCATCGGCGTCCTGCTTGTCGTGCTCGGTGCGGCCGCGTCCCTGCTGCCGTTGTTCTTCGGCAGCATCTTCGCGGTGGCCGGCGCCGCCAGCGGCGGTCTGATCATGGTGGTCGCGTTCCTCATGCTGGCGCCGCCGGTGGTGGCACGCGTGACCAGGTTGCTGGCCGCGCCGTTCCGCCGCCGCTTCGGCGACCTCGGATACCTGGCCGTCGCCAACACCCAGGCGAACGCCCGCCGGCTGGCCGCCGGTATCGGTCCCCTGATCCTGGCGATCGGCTTCTCCGCGCTCCAACTGTTCATCCCGACCACCACGGCGGCCGCGGCGCAGGACCAGGCGCGCGCCGGCGTCCTCGCCGACTACACGCTCAGCGGCGCGGCCGGCGGCCTGCCCACCGAGGTTCCGGGCTACGTCCAGGGGCTGCCCGGGGTGGCGGCCGCGGCCGGCACGGTGCGCGTCGGCCTGTTCGCCTCCACCACGATGCTCGGCGACCCCGAGGTGTTCGACTACCAGGCCCAGGGCCTGACGGCCGGCCGGCTGGACCGGGTCCTGGACCTGGACGTGACCGCGGGCGCCTTGGAGCAGCTGCCCGAGGGCACCGCGGCGGTCAGCGACGGCGCGGCCGCCACGCTGGGCACCGGCGTGGGCCGCACGGTGCGCGTCCACCTGCCCGACGGCCAGACGATCGAACCGCGGGTGGTCGCCGTCTACCGCCGCGGCCTGGGCTTCGGCGACCTCACCCTGCCCGCGGCGACGATCCTGCAGCACAGCTCGCGCCAGTTGTACGACTCGGTCCTGGTCCGGGTGCGGGACGGCGCCGACCGCGAGCAGGTCCTGGACGAGCTCAGAGCCCTGCGCGACCGCTATCCGGGCCTGCGCGTCCAGGACAAGGGCGGCCTGTCGGCGGCTCAGCAGCACAGCGCGACGGCGGGCCTGGTCGGCAGTGCCATGCCGCTGGTGCTGGTGTTCGGGTACATCGCGGTGGCCGTCGCGAACACCCTGGTGATGACCACGCTGTCGCGCTCCCGGGAGTTCGCGCTGCTGCGCCTGGTCGGCGCCACGCCGAGCCAGGTGATGCGGATGATGCGCACGGAAACGCTGATGGTGGTCCTGATCGCGGTGGTGGTGGGCACCGCGGTGCCGCTGCTGCCGCTGGCGACGGTCAGCCAGGGCCTGACCGGATCGCCGATTCCTTATGTTCCACCCTTGCTGTACGTGGCGATCGTCGCGGCCGTCTCGGCGCTGGCCGCGGCAGCCGTCCTAGTCCCGACTCGGCTGGCGCTGCGCGCTCGGCCGGTCGACGCCATCGGGATGCGGGAGTAG